tttttttcaattaaaaaaatttttaatcatttaaaaccaGTTGTCTTTGGTGTTTAAAGGGGGATTATTTAGGGGGCAGGGGGACTGAGAGGAGGAGGTTCAGCACCaagttattccaaaataaaaaacaataaaaatgtttaattacgTGATCTCTTTACCAGTCAAAGAACTTCGAACTTAGGGGCAACATAAAAGGCAACTGAATAGGAATTAGAGATGGATTCACTATTAGAGAGGGAATGACTATTAAATTCTTCAACGAAAGAAGAAATGCTTTTACATGACAAGATCCCCTGACACCTCCCCACCCTGAAACACAGCAGCTGGGCGACAGCAGTTTGAAACTACTTTCCAGTTTTGGGATCCTTTATTGCATGTGGTTCTCCTTTATGCAACAAGGTTTCCCCCATCTTGGTCACTCAGAAACCCCAGAACTAAAGCAATGGGAAGAGACAGGGGACCATGAAGTGGTAAATTAAATGTCCAAAAGAGCTGGATGGGAAAAGCAGTTTGATTGGCTTGCTACACTGGTccccatcatcttttttttttttggggggggatgaCAAAAACAATCCATCCACTTGTTAGTCTGTCCGTTAAAAACTCTATCCATATTGCAAGAGGAATTTCTCTTAAATACAGGGATAGAAACTGATCTGTTAGTCTTCCAGTTTAAACAAGAAGTGTCCTGGAAGCCACTGCCATCTGAGAGCACCTCTTTCTCCTGTGGTGCCCTGGAATTTGGTTCTCATTTCAGGATTTGAAAGACAGTTAACGCCCAGAAGCACAAGGTTCTGCACCCAAGTCCAGCTTACGACAAGCCCACCCTGTAAAGTGACGGATGCCATCCCATGTTTCTGCAGCGGGAGCCTGGCTtaataaattttcattctttGGTACCGAGATACAGGTTGAACAAGAGGTTTCAGTTCCTATACGTTTTTCCGGTTGGGGCAACGTGGTTTACAAATCCTTTACATTCAAAGGCCTTTAGGGGGAAAATTCACGTTTACCGTGCTCCATGGCTCGGGAGCAGACCACTCTGTAAAAGTGACCCGAGAAGAGGGTGTGGGGATGGGCTGTTCCCATAAACTTGACTTTAAAACATTCTATTTCCCTGAACTTCCAAAGCAGGAAAAAAttgtgcttttaaaacaaaagttcatTCCTTTGCCTACTCTTCTTAGGAAAAGAAATGCCTAACGTTAAGAGAACAACATTCAACTGCAGTCTGGGGGTCCCTTGCCTGTGTCTCATGCTCTCTGCTGACCAACTCAGCACACGCGTGCCCATCCACCCACTCAATGTCCACACGCCACATGCCTGAAAATCCTCTTTCTGAGAAGGAGGGTAATTTTCTTCTTCTACTTAATTCTTTATAACCAACAGCAAACTAAAAACACAACTTCTGAGAATACTTTTAATCAAAAATCCTGAACTACATCTATTTTTCAGAAACCAAAGTGTGAAAAGAATAAGTTCTTTGGGAGGTGGTATAGCATTTTTACTATTTTGGTGTAAGGTGGTTTcacacccacacatacatacacacgcacacacacacacacacacacaccctcccttagaagaaacaaagattGCATACCCTAAGATAGGAATGGTCTGCTTTTCTTGGCTAGCAAGCCACAGCCACTTCTTCTAGGAATAAGAAAAGATACTGATGTTTAACGGGTTGAGAAACACAATGAGGTATAAAAGAACACAGGAAGTTCACTGttgcagcattaaaaaaaaaaaaaaaaagatttttcccaAAAAGATCAAGATCACCACAAAGCCTAACCCCATAAACACAGTATTCTCAAGAACACAAATACTCTACAATTAAGCATCTTAAATCCCATTTTTCcacgttttatagtttttttttctttttaacttagtAGTTTTCTCGTGTTTGCTTGGCTCAATCTACAGAATGCACCCCACCGCACATATCCAGCACCCTCCCAGCCACAGAGATGCTAGGCTTGTGCATGTCACGCCCCACGGAGGGGAGAGGAAACGTGAACTCCACTgagcgagggtgggagggcagagggccTGTTGGAGAAGGAAATGTAAAGGTTTCTGAGGTAGATAGAGATCATCACTTCACAGGCTCAATCCCTGCAGAAAAGATACGTACATtcatctgtaaaaaaataaagatgaggtaGGACATAAGCAATGTTGTACTTTTCTTGTTgtctttaaacaaaattaaaaaaaaaaaaaagaaatttccctgAGACGGTTTCTTCTTTGAATTTcgaaggggggagagagagagagacgtacACACGCGCACCCCAAACACAGAAGCCTAGGAATGTGATTAGAAGATGAGGATTCGATTGTTGCCAAAGTCCACCACGACAATCATCCCATCCGGCGTGACAGCGATGCCGGAGGGCCGGTCCATCTGCCCAAAGCCACTGCCCTGAGCGCCAAACTTGCACAGGAAGCTGCCGTTGGACTCGAACATCTGCACCCGGTGGTTCCTGGAATCGGCCACGATGATGCGCCCCTCCTGGTCCACGGCCACGCCCTGTGGGCGCAGGAATTGCCCATTGGCGGTGCCCTCTGAGCCCAGGAAGCGGGCCGACTGGCAGTCTGGGTGAATGACCAGGAGCCGGTGGTTGTTGAAGTCGGTGACCACCAAGTGGCCCTCGTGGTTGAAAGCCACCCCCCTCGGGGAGTCAAAGTGCTTCCAGAGAGCCCCCTCGAAGCCATACTTATTCAGGAAGACCCCATCGGGCCCGAACAGCTGGATCCGGTGGTTCCGCGTGTCGGAGACCAGGATTTTGCCCTCGGAATTCACCGCCACATCCCAAGGGTAGTTAAATTGCCCGTTTTTGGTCCCCTTCTCACCGAACTTGAGAAGGAACTGGCCCTCAAAGGTGAAGATCTGGATGCGATGATTGTCCTTGTCGGCCACCACGATCCTGCGGGAGGTGTCACAGGCTACGCCAGCAGGCCGGTCAAACTGCCCGGGCCGGGAGCCCAGAGTGCCGAACTTGTGGTGGAAGGCGCCGCAGGGCTTGAACACCTGGATGCGATTGTTGCTGCGGTCAGCGACCACGATGTAGCCCTCCTTGTCCACGCTCACGCCCCAGGGCCGGCACAGCTTGCCATCACTGTCGCCCTCACTGCCGAAGCTCAGGCCCGGGAGCCCGATGCCCACGTAGCTGCGGCCAGACTTGACCACCACCTTGAAGGGGCTGTTCTCGATGTGCTGGTTGCACAGGGTGACCGATACCAGGTGCTCGCCCTCCAGCTGCGGCCGGTAGCTCACGACGTATGTCCCGTTCTGCTGGTCGCTCACCTCCGCACCAAACAGGTTGCCGTCAGGGCCCAGGACCACGGCTGACATGAGGTCGCCTCCTGAGAGGCGGGGCTCCCCGTCATGGTCGTAGCCGATGACAGTGAAGGAGGCCACCTTGCCCTGGAGGGCCCGCTTGAGGCCGTCGCCCGTGGCCTTGGTGAGCGGCGCGAAGGCCCCGCTGCTGACAAAGCCGAAGGACTTGATGGCGAGGTAGAGGGCCTGGTCAGGGGGTGTGAACATGACCCGGTCGTCCTCCTGGGGCTGCAGGAGGCTGCGCACGGTCTTGAGCTCCTGCACCTGCGCCAGCATGCGGTCTCGGGCCAGCAGGATGTCCAGCGCCCGCCCCTCCTCCAGGACCTGCTGCACGGCGCTGATGGTGCTCTCCAGCTTGTTGAGGTTTTGCCGCAGCTTCTCCACCTGCAGGTACAGGGACTTGGCTTTCACCTGGCGGATTTTCTCTACCTGGAGGGAAAGATGAGAGCCGGGAGAGGACACAGAGGCTTAGAACCAAGACAGAAAACAACACACCGGCTGACATACTCATACTGAGGGAAACCTCACACCGAGGGAGGGTCTGCAGAAACGTCTGGTCTGCATTCCCCCAAAGTGGCAAAATCCAAAGACAGAGGAGGCTGGGGAACTGTCCCTGATCACAGGAGATGACTACAGAGACCTGACAACTAAACTAAACGCCAACAACTGATCCTGGATTGGGAGGACACTGCCATTAAACACACTATTGGTGGGAtgtccctgatggtccagtggttaggactctgtgcttccactgcagggggtgtgggttcgatccctggtcagggaactaagatcttacaAGCcgtgcatggccaaaaaacactcaaagcaaaccaaaccaaccaaccaaacaaacaaaaacaccaaccCACTATTGGTGAAATGTGACTACAGACTCAGGATTAGGTACTGGTGGTGTATCAAGATTCGACTTCCTGGTTTTGATTAACTGTGATTAAGAGAATATCCTTGCTCAGAGGAAATAAACTGAAACATTTAGGTGTAAAGGGGCAGTGTCTCCAACACTCCAACTTACTgttgaatcacacacacacactcacctatTGAGAGAGAATGATGAAAATGGGACAAGATGTAAATAGTCAGTGAATCTGGGTAAAGGATACAAGGGGCTCTTTTATTATTCCTGCAAATTTTCTCTCAGTTAGAAATTAAATAGAAGTTAGAAACAGCCGTGTAACAAAGAaacgtttactgagcacctatactgtgccaggtgctggagatacaTGTGGCCCATAGAAAACATGGGCCCCACCCCACTGAGCTTAGAGTTTAAAGCAACAGATACTAAGCAAGCAAAGAAATACTGCAAGACAATTTCAGACAGTGCTGGGGTTAGAGGGTAGAAAAAGAGTGTGACGGACAGTGACGAGGGAGGCCTGATTTAGACAGAGGGTTGTCAGGGACAGGTGGCCTTGAACGTGGAGAGAAAAGTGGCAGAAAGGGGACCAGAGGCGGGATAGACCAACAGACTGTAGTACAAGGCTGGTCATGCACTCCCAACAGGCTGACTCGAAAATGCTCCTATGTACAGAGGGCCTGAAGTCTCCTGAAGGATATTTctctctcagcctctctctcagcataaacacacacacacacacacgtaatcagagacagaaagcctgtgtgtagagagaataaaatgaaggATTTGGTGAGGATCACAAACCTGGCTCTTTCCTTgtcccattttctctcttcacAGGGGTTAGAAATCTTCATCAGGGAGCCTGAGAGGTCCCATACCCCAAATTTGGAGATACCAACTTTTTAGCAACTGTTGGCCTGTATTATTTCCAAAGGGGCCTCTAAATCTAAAACACCGTGATATGTAAACACGGGCTCTGACCTGCTTCTGACTCAGATCACACTATTAGGGAACGCGGGATTTTTGTCTGCCTGATCAGTCAGTTCTCCATTCTTCTGCAGGAAATAACTCAGTCCTCTAAGTTTAAGTGGTTTCCTCTGAAAAGAACAGATCAGTCGCCCAGCCAGTGCGTGCTGTTTTGCAGAGAGGACCATGAGTTCTGAGTGCTTGACTGATCTGAAAGCCACAGAAAGTCTACTTCAGAATAAGGGCCCACTGTTGGAAGGGCTGGATTTTAATCCGATTTTCCCGTGGGGGGTGGATAACATGATTTTGGACCTGATTCATGTGTATTCATCTGTCCACTCTGGAAGGACGTGTGTGTGCAGAGAAGCCCGTGTGGGGACAGATCAAAGAGAAGCTCCGTCGTTTGGTTTTGCACTGGGCCAAACCTCTCGGCCTTGATTCTGATCCCTCAACCGGATGGTTGCAGCTACCCGCCAAGAGGCAGCCATGTCCGCTGGAAATGCACAAGCCACAAGAAAGGACATGCATCCAGATACCTATAACTGGGTCACCCAGCACTCAAGTTATCTCCAATAACCAGgatgcaagaaaaaaaacaacaccacTGTGTAACAAGGAGGTGCCCAGACAGAGCCAGGCAAGAGGGAGCAGAAAAATCAGTGATTAGTGAAAAAGGGGGACTCCCACAGGATCTGGGGCGTGGTACCCCAGCAAAAAAAGCAAGCACAAATGGGACTGAGGCGTGTCCAGAATGAGCAGGCTGATTTTCGATTTATCCAAGAATGAGTTTTTAGGCAAGTAAAAACGAAATTGATAACATGAATAAAGAGACTGACTGTCCTTCCCAATTTGCTTCTCctacggttaaaaaaaaaaaaaagtgctctctATTCCTCCTGAAAGAGAACTGCCTTGAGAGGTCCTCAGCCCCATCGGAGGGAGGGTAACTAAGGTGAGATCTGCAGAAACCCCTGCACACAAAGGCCTTTTCATCAGCAGATCCAGCAGAGCAAGTTTGTGGCAGAGTTCACCACAGAGCTCTCAGGTTGCAAGGAGGGGGCCCCTTTCAGTTATAATTAACATTCGTGGGTGGCATGGGACTGGCAGACCTTGGGGACATCGGAGGGTCTTAAAACTGTGTCAGGCCCACAAAGGTGCCTGAACAAATCATGTGAATTAAAAATCTTGGACTGTTTCCATCCAAGGAGTCTTCTCTTCTGTCAAAAGGCAGTAGAGAGTCAAAAGAAGCAGAAAGCAGCTAGATACAGAGCTAACTCAAAGGAAGAAGCAATGCAAAAGcccacacagccttcccaaaGGCCAATACAATTTACTCTTTTAGGGGACAGGAAATTGGCGAGGATCACTTTCAGAAATCGACATGCGGTCCACACCATCATAGTTTGCAGTGAGCCAAACAAGCACCACACACTCAAACACACCCGTTCACATCAgctctgtatagtcttgcttctgGGTTCAGAGAAGGTGATCCCAGTTGAACTGGCATGAGGTACTGGCCCCTCTTAGGCACGCTGCCCTCTTCTACCTGAGTGAGAGCGCaagatcacagaagaaaatgCTGTGGGGGACGTGGGCGGGGCGAGTCATCCCTCCAGCTGATTTTATCTAAACAGCACACCAGCGTGCTCAGCGCTCTTTCCGGCTCCAACAGGAAGAAAGGGCACTCGCTCACTGCCCCCACAAGTGGAAAACTGGTTTTCCACAAGGGGTCAGGAAGTCCAACCAGCCGGGACACCAAAACTAAGGACGTGTGTTAGCAGCCTGCTTTCCTAACAGCAGTCTCCATTGTACTCCCTTCTTTCTGCTTCCACCTGAGTGCCTGCAATAGAAAAATTGAGACTCTGTCCAGTGTCGGGGACCTGACCGCTTCTGAAAAGGCTTCTTGTCGTCTTACTACTCGGAGGGGGACCCCTGCATCTTTCTGCAGACAAACTTAGGAGAAAACTACCAAGTGTTCTAAACTCAGAGCCGGGATCCAGGGTGTGACATCAGCACGCTGTCACCCTGCTGTGGTTCAGAGGCCGTGCCGGCCACCGAGGAGCCCAAGGGTGGGGTGGGCGTGCAACCCACCCCCCCACGTTACCTTCCACAGCAGCTCACACTCCCGCTCCTCCAGGGCCTTCTTGTGTCTCGCAGTCACGGCTTTGACCTCCGACTGTACCACTTTTGCCTTCATCTCCACCTGCTCTGCCACCGTCTGGGCTTGCTCGATGCTCAGctggaaaaccaaaaacaatctCAGAGCAAGAGAAGTACCTTCCCTCCTCACACGCAACACTTAAGGCTGCTTTCTTCAGCCCTGAAAAACTAACGCCTTAGGCCCCCAACGCAGACCTCGAGGTCCACGTCCTTGGAAAGAAAGCAGGCACTGGGGGAGAGAAGGGCATCTGTTTGACATGTAACTGAAGGAGCTGCTTGGCAAGGGCTGCATTTCTTTGTATAAGAAATGGCACCTACAAAGTGAATGTCAGGACTATTAAGAGATAGTCTGACACAGTGAAACCAGTGTAGCTGGGTCACAGCCCAAAACAGACTGGGGATCAGATGTGAAATCTTCTACTGCAGATGCGCGAACAACCTTCCACAGACTTTCCGGCCAGGCTCCCCACCTGGGGGAAATCTCGCAGGCTGGGCACATCCCTCGGGAGAAGGTGTGCAACAGGCTGCAGCCCAGCTCAGAACCAACACCAAGTGCAAACTGGGAAACAGTGTCTGATGCACCTGAGAAGCCATGCCTATGGCCAGAGACCACCTCTGCACCCCCAGACCCCAACCCTGTACCATCAGCCCCCGTAAATCAGCCCGTTTAATCAGACGTATGATTGTTCATAAAAAATTAATccagacagaggcctggtgtTTT
The DNA window shown above is from Phocoena phocoena chromosome 10, mPhoPho1.1, whole genome shotgun sequence and carries:
- the TRIM71 gene encoding E3 ubiquitin-protein ligase TRIM71, coding for MASFSETDFQICLLCKEMCGSPAPLSSNSSSSSSSSQTSTSSGGGGGGPGAAARRLHVLPCLHAFCRPCLEAHRLPAAGGGAPGEPLKLRCPVCDQKVVLAEAAGMDALPSSAFLLSNLLDAVVATADEPPPKNGRAGAAAGAGGHSNHRHHAHHAHPRASASAPPPLPPAPQPPAPPRSAPGGPAASPSALLLRRPHGCSSCDEGNAASSRCLDCQEHLCDNCVRAHQRVRLTKDHYIERGPPGPTAAAAAAAAQQLGLGPPFPGAPFSILSVFPERLGFCQHHDDEVLHLYCDTCSVPICRECTVGRHGGHSFVYLQEALQDSRALTIQLLADAQQGRQAIQLSIEQAQTVAEQVEMKAKVVQSEVKAVTARHKKALEERECELLWKVEKIRQVKAKSLYLQVEKLRQNLNKLESTISAVQQVLEEGRALDILLARDRMLAQVQELKTVRSLLQPQEDDRVMFTPPDQALYLAIKSFGFVSSGAFAPLTKATGDGLKRALQGKVASFTVIGYDHDGEPRLSGGDLMSAVVLGPDGNLFGAEVSDQQNGTYVVSYRPQLEGEHLVSVTLCNQHIENSPFKVVVKSGRSYVGIGLPGLSFGSEGDSDGKLCRPWGVSVDKEGYIVVADRSNNRIQVFKPCGAFHHKFGTLGSRPGQFDRPAGVACDTSRRIVVADKDNHRIQIFTFEGQFLLKFGEKGTKNGQFNYPWDVAVNSEGKILVSDTRNHRIQLFGPDGVFLNKYGFEGALWKHFDSPRGVAFNHEGHLVVTDFNNHRLLVIHPDCQSARFLGSEGTANGQFLRPQGVAVDQEGRIIVADSRNHRVQMFESNGSFLCKFGAQGSGFGQMDRPSGIAVTPDGMIVVVDFGNNRILIF